A genomic window from Terrisporobacter glycolicus ATCC 14880 = DSM 1288 includes:
- the mfd gene encoding transcription-repair coupling factor, translating into MKDVLLYPLQNLNEYKEIISYIEESDGAALVNGLLPMQKPHIAYSIFKELKKQILFIANSDLEAKKVYEDLEGYIKGKVEYLSSQDIYFYHLDAKDRSEEAKKLKTLLKLAKGEKVITVTSAEAILRKYIPKKVLIDNIITYKVGDVVDIEKLTDTLVNLGYERVSKIEGFGQFSIRGGIIDIFSLEYTNPIRMELFDDEVDSIRTFDVFSQMSIEKVKKIVITPSREFIYPVELDKIVKNLKKEVNDNTDEDAISNIDKISSRTYFEGIENYIDYIYPQDNKSIFTYLNEDAVIFTQDITRLKEKCENYFNEFKENYKLNLERGLALKNQGKLIYTYNDLSYLIENRSILLNTLLTRQINEFNIKRIINFDSREIPPYNGKLELLAEDLNRLKYSGNKVVLVTSTLERAKKLSKDLTELNVETIVSKSRDIEIQSSQIIICPGNIRRGFEYKSIKFIVITDNEIIGVQKRTSTKKKKNKNKNGKKIDSFLDLNIGDYVVHENSGIGRYTGIEQVLVNGIKKDYIKIIYQGGDNLYVPIDQMDKVQKYIGADVERVKLNKLGTSEWTRAKAKVKREIEDMTKDLIELYAKREKVKGFKFSKDTLWQKEFEDLFPHEETEDQLKAIKETKKDMESSKVMDRLVCGDVGYGKTEVAIRAIFKACMDNKQVAVLVPTTILAQQHYNTFKERFENYPIRVEVLSRFKTQKQQKQIIEDAKKGLVDILIGTHRIVSKDINLPKLGLVVIDEEQRFGVKHKESLKKIKNTVDVLTLSATPIPRTLHMSLSGIRDMSVIEDPPQERHPVITYVTEAKESIIQDEVEREVARGGQVFFVYNRVEGIERMAAKVQELVPDARVAVAHGRMTPKVLENIIIDFLNKEYDVLVCTTIVETGMDISNANTMIIYDADKMGLAQLYQLRGRVGRSSRQGYAYLMYEKDKVLSEVAEKRLKAIKEFTEFGSGFKIAMRDLEIRGAGNILGSQQHGHMAVIGYDLYVKMLNDAIRKVKGELIVEEVEVEIDLSVNAYIPDYYINDELIKLEMYKKIACIENKDDLAEVQYELEDRFSDIPKPVETLLNIAYIKSMCKKLKIEKVRQVKDEIILSPLTRYKTKETIGYKIVKELEELLEKMLKINN; encoded by the coding sequence ATGAAGGATGTATTATTATATCCTTTGCAGAATTTAAATGAATATAAGGAAATTATAAGCTATATTGAGGAAAGTGATGGTGCAGCCTTAGTTAATGGTTTATTACCTATGCAAAAGCCACATATAGCTTATTCTATATTTAAAGAATTAAAAAAACAAATCCTTTTTATCGCCAATAGTGATTTAGAAGCAAAAAAAGTTTATGAGGATTTAGAAGGCTATATTAAAGGAAAGGTAGAATATCTATCAAGTCAAGATATTTACTTTTATCATTTAGATGCAAAGGACAGAAGCGAAGAAGCAAAAAAATTAAAAACACTGCTTAAATTGGCTAAAGGAGAAAAGGTTATTACAGTAACTTCTGCTGAAGCTATTTTAAGAAAGTATATACCTAAGAAAGTATTAATAGACAATATAATTACTTATAAAGTTGGAGATGTTGTTGACATAGAAAAATTAACCGATACCCTTGTTAATTTAGGATACGAAAGAGTTTCTAAAATTGAGGGCTTTGGTCAATTTAGTATAAGAGGTGGAATAATAGATATTTTTTCTTTAGAGTACACTAACCCTATTCGTATGGAATTATTTGACGATGAAGTAGATTCTATACGAACTTTTGATGTGTTTTCACAAATGTCTATAGAAAAAGTAAAAAAGATTGTAATAACACCATCGAGAGAGTTTATATATCCTGTAGAATTGGATAAAATAGTAAAAAACCTAAAAAAAGAAGTCAATGACAATACAGATGAAGATGCTATTTCCAATATTGATAAAATATCAAGTAGAACTTACTTTGAAGGAATAGAAAATTATATTGATTATATTTATCCTCAAGACAACAAAAGTATTTTTACTTATCTAAATGAAGATGCAGTAATTTTCACACAAGATATTACAAGACTTAAGGAAAAGTGTGAAAATTACTTTAATGAGTTTAAAGAAAATTATAAATTGAACTTAGAAAGAGGACTAGCTCTGAAAAATCAAGGTAAGCTAATTTATACCTATAATGACTTAAGTTACCTTATAGAAAACAGATCTATTCTTTTAAATACATTATTAACAAGACAAATAAATGAGTTTAACATAAAGAGAATTATTAATTTTGATTCTAGGGAAATACCACCATATAATGGTAAATTAGAACTTTTAGCAGAAGACTTAAACAGATTAAAATATAGTGGGAATAAAGTTGTACTAGTGACAAGCACTTTAGAAAGAGCAAAGAAATTAAGCAAGGATTTGACTGAACTTAATGTAGAAACAATAGTATCTAAGAGCAGAGATATTGAAATTCAATCTTCCCAAATAATTATTTGCCCGGGAAATATACGAAGAGGTTTTGAGTATAAATCAATTAAATTTATAGTAATTACAGATAATGAAATAATAGGAGTTCAAAAAAGAACTTCAACAAAGAAGAAAAAAAATAAAAATAAAAATGGGAAAAAGATTGACTCTTTCCTAGATTTGAATATAGGAGACTATGTTGTTCATGAGAATAGTGGTATAGGTAGATATACTGGAATAGAACAAGTTTTGGTAAATGGAATTAAAAAAGACTATATAAAAATAATTTACCAAGGTGGAGATAATCTTTATGTACCTATTGATCAAATGGATAAGGTACAAAAATATATTGGTGCTGATGTAGAAAGGGTCAAATTAAATAAATTAGGAACTAGTGAGTGGACTAGAGCAAAAGCTAAGGTTAAAAGAGAAATAGAAGATATGACTAAAGACCTTATTGAGCTTTATGCAAAAAGAGAAAAAGTTAAAGGATTTAAATTCTCAAAAGATACTCTTTGGCAAAAAGAATTTGAAGATCTATTTCCTCATGAAGAAACAGAAGATCAATTAAAGGCTATAAAAGAAACTAAGAAGGATATGGAATCTTCAAAAGTAATGGATAGATTAGTTTGTGGAGATGTTGGATATGGAAAGACGGAAGTAGCGATTAGAGCCATTTTTAAGGCTTGTATGGATAACAAGCAAGTTGCTGTATTAGTTCCTACTACTATTCTTGCTCAGCAACATTACAATACCTTTAAAGAAAGATTTGAGAATTATCCAATTAGAGTAGAAGTTTTAAGTAGATTTAAAACACAAAAACAACAAAAACAAATTATAGAAGATGCAAAAAAAGGTTTAGTTGACATACTAATAGGAACTCACAGAATCGTTTCAAAAGATATAAATCTACCTAAACTAGGATTAGTAGTCATAGATGAAGAGCAAAGATTTGGTGTTAAGCATAAGGAATCTTTAAAGAAAATAAAAAATACTGTAGATGTATTAACTTTATCAGCAACACCTATACCAAGAACTCTTCATATGTCACTTAGTGGGATTAGAGATATGAGTGTTATAGAAGACCCACCACAAGAGAGACATCCGGTTATAACTTATGTTACTGAGGCTAAGGAAAGTATCATACAAGATGAAGTTGAAAGAGAAGTAGCTAGAGGGGGGCAAGTATTCTTTGTATATAACAGAGTGGAAGGTATTGAAAGAATGGCTGCAAAAGTACAAGAATTAGTTCCAGATGCTAGAGTTGCTGTGGCACATGGGAGAATGACTCCAAAAGTGCTGGAAAATATTATAATTGATTTCCTAAATAAGGAATATGATGTTTTAGTTTGTACAACAATAGTTGAAACAGGTATGGACATTTCGAATGCTAATACAATGATAATTTATGATGCAGATAAAATGGGTCTAGCACAGTTATATCAATTACGTGGTAGGGTTGGAAGAAGCTCTAGACAAGGTTATGCTTACTTAATGTATGAAAAAGATAAGGTTTTAAGCGAAGTAGCAGAAAAAAGATTAAAAGCTATTAAAGAGTTTACAGAATTTGGTTCAGGGTTTAAAATAGCTATGAGAGACTTGGAAATTAGAGGTGCAGGAAATATACTAGGTTCTCAACAGCATGGTCATATGGCAGTTATAGGATATGACTTGTATGTTAAAATGCTAAACGATGCTATAAGAAAAGTTAAGGGAGAACTTATAGTTGAAGAAGTGGAAGTTGAAATTGATTTAAGTGTTAATGCATATATCCCAGATTATTATATTAATGATGAATTAATAAAACTAGAAATGTATAAGAAAATTGCATGTATAGAAAATAAAGATGATTTAGCAGAAGTTCAGTATGAGCTGGAAGATAGATTTTCTGATATTCCTAAACCTGTAGAAACCTTATTAAACATTGCTTATATAAAATCTATGTGCAAAAAACTTAAAATAGAAAAAGTAAGACAAGTTAAAGATGAAATAATTTTAAGTCCTTTAACTAGATACAAAACTAAAGAAACAATAGGATACAAAATAGTTAAGGAATTAGAAGAACTATTAGAAAAAATGTTAAAAATAAACAATTAA
- a CDS encoding peptidylprolyl isomerase: protein MKKLFTFILCLMMTVSLIGCSADKKAVAIVNGQDITLENYQKLLYLNKSSMESYYGSDIWSKKMEDGKTYSDTLKEMVLQTMIGSEVIYQQAEKEKVTPTDKQVQDQIKSFNESAKNNTEYQEQLKKVGINEDFLKFQFARDLANTNLQKKFEEDTKITEAEMKKYYKDNKKSFYTDTVTASHILLKTQDSEGKELSAEKKKEAKKKAEEALAKVKSGEDFAKVAKEYSQDSSASKGGELGTFGRGQMVSEFEEAAFNMKKGEISGIVETKYGYHIIKVTDRIDKQETYNDVKDKIKTTLAGQKYTEYVEKLKKDSKIEQKEDVVKSAKF from the coding sequence ATGAAAAAATTATTTACTTTTATCCTGTGCTTAATGATGACAGTATCATTAATAGGGTGCAGTGCAGATAAAAAAGCAGTGGCTATAGTAAATGGCCAAGACATAACTTTAGAGAATTACCAAAAATTATTGTACTTAAATAAATCATCAATGGAATCTTATTATGGAAGTGATATTTGGTCTAAAAAAATGGAAGACGGAAAAACTTATTCAGATACATTAAAAGAAATGGTACTTCAAACTATGATAGGTTCTGAGGTTATTTATCAACAAGCAGAAAAAGAAAAAGTTACTCCTACAGACAAGCAAGTACAAGATCAAATTAAGAGTTTCAATGAAAGTGCAAAAAATAATACTGAATATCAAGAGCAACTTAAAAAGGTGGGAATAAATGAAGATTTTCTTAAGTTTCAATTTGCAAGAGATTTAGCTAATACTAATTTACAAAAGAAATTTGAAGAAGATACAAAAATAACAGAAGCTGAAATGAAAAAATATTATAAGGATAACAAAAAAAGTTTTTATACTGATACTGTAACAGCTTCTCATATACTATTAAAAACTCAAGATAGTGAAGGAAAAGAATTATCAGCTGAGAAAAAGAAAGAAGCTAAGAAGAAAGCAGAAGAAGCCCTTGCAAAGGTTAAATCAGGAGAAGACTTTGCAAAGGTAGCTAAAGAATACTCTCAGGATTCATCAGCATCGAAAGGTGGAGAATTGGGTACTTTTGGTAGAGGTCAAATGGTATCTGAATTTGAAGAAGCAGCTTTCAACATGAAAAAAGGGGAAATCTCTGGCATAGTAGAAACTAAATATGGTTACCACATAATAAAGGTTACAGATAGAATAGATAAACAAGAAACTTATAATGATGTAAAAGATAAAATAAAGACTACATTAGCGGGTCAAAAATATACTGAATATGTTGAAAAACTAAAAAAAGATTCTAAGATAGAACAAAAAGAAGATGTTGTAAAATCTGCTAAATTTTAA
- a CDS encoding stage V sporulation T C-terminal domain-containing protein yields MRATGIVRRIDDLGRVVIPKEIRKTLRIREGDPLEIFTAKDGEVILKKYSPIGELNEFSQEYAETLGETLGQGVVVTDLDSIIAVSKLPKKDYKEKSISNELEQLIENRVVKHANDNKMIPLYKDDSTPYSGQIIMPIISDSGDCIGSISVVTKDNEVFSEDIEKILKIATSFLGKQVQ; encoded by the coding sequence ATGAGAGCGACAGGAATAGTTAGAAGAATAGACGACTTAGGAAGAGTTGTTATTCCTAAAGAGATTAGAAAAACCCTTAGAATAAGAGAAGGTGATCCTCTAGAAATATTCACAGCTAAAGACGGAGAAGTAATCCTTAAAAAATACTCTCCAATTGGAGAGTTAAATGAATTCTCACAAGAATATGCTGAAACATTAGGAGAAACACTAGGACAAGGTGTCGTAGTAACAGATTTAGATTCTATAATAGCTGTATCTAAATTACCTAAAAAAGATTATAAAGAAAAAAGTATAAGTAATGAATTAGAACAATTGATTGAAAATAGAGTAGTTAAGCATGCTAATGATAATAAAATGATACCATTATACAAAGATGATTCTACTCCATATAGCGGTCAAATTATTATGCCAATTATAAGTGATTCAGGAGACTGTATAGGTTCAATTTCAGTAGTTACAAAAGACAATGAAGTTTTTTCTGAAGATATAGAAAAAATTCTTAAAATTGCAACTAGCTTTTTAGGAAAGCAGGTACAATAA
- a CDS encoding putative polysaccharide biosynthesis protein, whose amino-acid sequence MNNNAQKESFLKGALILGMAGIIVKIMGAFFRIPLGNIIGSTGLGYYQAVYPVYTLFLTLATAGFPTALAKLVSEQRAVGDFGGANKTFRISYTVLFITGLISFSFFFFGADFISTVLLKNSGAYAALIAISPALLFVPLMSSYRGYFQGRREMSKIAISQIIEQFFRVVLGLFLAYMLMKNFGEQMGAAGGVLGAAIGGFASAVFLIYIYLRGSKSRKAEIAQSKHIKLESTGTILKRLLYVAIPISIGACVMPLVNMVDSVIVVRRLTESGFNIEQANSLLGQLSGMAISTVNLLVVIDQAIGMSLVPSISEAYALKQMKRVRKEAKTGLKTILLLTLPATFGFAALAGPIMKLLYPAEPATLGTMLFVVSPCAVFLGLIYAQNGILQGMGKPMMPVIALAIGMVFKVVLSYVLTGIPSINIIGSGVGTLSAYAVASIIEFMYIKRHLKLRLSPKEFVIKPMITVITMYVVVKLSYGFMVGFLGNSLSTLVSIAIGGIVYGLVLLGIGGIRKEEILTMPKGEKIYSILRKLKLMK is encoded by the coding sequence ATGAATAATAACGCGCAGAAAGAATCGTTTTTAAAAGGTGCGCTTATACTTGGGATGGCAGGTATAATCGTTAAGATAATGGGTGCATTTTTTAGGATTCCTCTTGGTAACATAATTGGATCAACGGGATTAGGGTATTACCAAGCGGTATATCCAGTATATACTTTGTTCTTAACATTAGCTACAGCAGGGTTTCCTACCGCGCTTGCAAAATTAGTTTCAGAACAAAGAGCTGTAGGAGATTTTGGTGGAGCAAATAAAACATTTAGAATATCATATACAGTTTTATTTATTACTGGATTGATATCATTTTCATTTTTCTTCTTTGGTGCAGATTTTATATCTACAGTACTATTGAAAAATAGTGGAGCGTACGCAGCATTAATTGCTATTTCACCTGCTTTGCTTTTTGTTCCTTTGATGTCTTCTTATAGAGGATATTTCCAAGGAAGAAGAGAAATGTCCAAAATAGCTATTTCTCAAATAATTGAACAGTTTTTCAGGGTAGTATTAGGATTATTCTTGGCATATATGCTTATGAAAAACTTTGGAGAACAAATGGGAGCTGCTGGTGGAGTACTAGGAGCTGCAATAGGTGGGTTTGCGTCTGCTGTATTTTTAATTTACATATATCTAAGAGGTAGTAAATCTAGAAAAGCTGAAATAGCTCAAAGTAAGCATATAAAGCTTGAAAGTACGGGTACTATATTAAAAAGATTATTATATGTTGCCATACCTATAAGTATTGGTGCATGTGTAATGCCTTTAGTAAATATGGTAGATAGTGTAATAGTAGTAAGAAGGCTTACAGAATCTGGATTTAACATAGAACAAGCCAATTCTCTACTTGGTCAATTATCAGGAATGGCAATATCAACTGTAAATTTACTTGTAGTTATAGACCAAGCTATAGGTATGAGTTTAGTGCCATCTATTTCTGAAGCTTATGCATTAAAGCAAATGAAAAGAGTAAGGAAAGAAGCTAAGACGGGTTTAAAAACTATATTGTTACTTACTTTACCAGCTACATTTGGATTTGCAGCCCTTGCAGGTCCAATAATGAAACTATTATATCCTGCTGAACCAGCGACTCTTGGAACTATGTTATTTGTTGTATCTCCTTGTGCAGTATTTTTAGGTTTAATATATGCACAAAATGGTATACTACAGGGTATGGGGAAACCTATGATGCCAGTTATAGCACTGGCTATAGGAATGGTATTTAAAGTAGTACTAAGTTATGTATTAACAGGTATACCATCAATAAATATAATAGGTTCTGGAGTAGGTACTTTATCAGCATATGCAGTAGCATCTATAATAGAGTTTATGTATATAAAGAGACATCTAAAATTAAGATTATCACCGAAAGAGTTTGTTATAAAACCAATGATAACAGTTATAACAATGTATGTAGTTGTTAAGCTATCGTACGGATTTATGGTAGGTTTCTTAGGAAACTCATTATCAACTCTAGTTTCAATAGCTATCGGTGGGATTGTTTATGGTTTAGTTTTACTAGGAATAGGTGGAATTAGAAAAGAAGAAATTTTAACTATGCCAAAAGGTGAAAAAATCTACTCAATTTTAAGAAAACTTAAACTTATGAAATAG
- the mazG gene encoding nucleoside triphosphate pyrophosphohydrolase: MGKISIVGLGPGDYSLISQGALEALSSSSNVYLRTKKHPTVEQLQEKIKYTALDYFYEKEDNFEEVYGQIAKFIVEKGKNEDLVYAVPGHPRVAEKTVGIIEGLCIANSLELDIIPSMSFVDAMYNYLGVDPAEGFKLLDAFELEESYIDISTNTIITQIYDSFIASNVKLKLMEHYDDEQEVCIVNGAGIKDLENKTYVKLFELDRKPELFSYLTSLYIPKSDKKLYNTVHDLQNIMKKLRGPLGCEWDAKQTHESLKKYLIEEAYEVVQAVDNDDIDELIEELGDVLLQVIFHCQIGEEEGFFNLSDVSSSICNKLIHRHPHVFENVDIDMNKFDKTWEELKKKEKGETSVTEGLQRIPQFLPALTKAEKIQYKAALVGFDWDNIGDVCKKVEEEYKELLDECKSRNIKYIKEELGDLLFSIVNLARFLQVDPEEALNLTSKKFIKRFKFIEDNAKAMNKTLEEMTLEEMDKLWEKAKFQ, translated from the coding sequence ATGGGAAAAATATCTATTGTAGGACTAGGACCTGGAGATTATTCATTGATTAGCCAAGGTGCATTAGAAGCATTAAGTTCTAGTTCTAATGTTTATTTAAGAACTAAGAAACATCCAACAGTAGAACAATTACAAGAAAAAATTAAATATACTGCTTTAGATTACTTTTATGAAAAAGAAGATAACTTTGAAGAGGTATATGGACAAATTGCAAAATTTATAGTAGAAAAAGGCAAAAATGAAGACTTAGTTTATGCAGTTCCAGGTCATCCTCGCGTTGCAGAAAAGACTGTAGGCATTATAGAAGGTTTATGTATAGCAAATAGCCTAGAACTGGATATAATACCGTCTATGAGCTTTGTAGATGCTATGTATAATTATCTAGGAGTAGACCCGGCAGAAGGATTTAAGCTATTAGATGCTTTTGAGTTAGAAGAGTCTTATATAGATATAAGTACAAATACTATAATAACGCAAATATATGATTCTTTTATTGCATCAAATGTTAAATTGAAATTAATGGAACATTACGATGATGAACAAGAAGTTTGTATAGTAAATGGTGCAGGAATAAAAGATTTAGAAAATAAAACATATGTAAAATTATTTGAACTTGATAGAAAGCCTGAACTTTTTAGTTACTTAACAAGTTTGTACATACCCAAAAGCGATAAAAAGTTATATAATACAGTTCATGACCTACAAAATATAATGAAAAAGCTTAGAGGACCATTAGGTTGTGAATGGGATGCAAAACAAACTCATGAGTCTCTAAAAAAATATTTAATAGAAGAAGCTTATGAAGTGGTACAAGCTGTTGACAATGATGATATTGATGAATTAATTGAAGAGTTGGGAGATGTACTTTTGCAAGTTATATTCCATTGTCAAATAGGAGAGGAAGAAGGATTCTTTAACCTTAGTGACGTATCAAGTAGTATTTGTAACAAATTAATACATAGACATCCTCATGTTTTTGAAAATGTTGATATAGATATGAATAAATTTGATAAAACATGGGAAGAACTGAAAAAGAAGGAAAAAGGTGAGACCAGTGTAACTGAGGGCTTACAAAGGATTCCTCAATTTTTGCCGGCTCTAACTAAAGCAGAAAAAATACAATACAAGGCCGCTCTAGTAGGATTTGACTGGGATAATATTGGCGATGTTTGTAAAAAAGTTGAAGAAGAATACAAAGAACTACTTGACGAATGTAAATCAAGGAATATAAAATACATAAAGGAAGAGTTAGGCGATTTATTATTTTCAATAGTAAATTTAGCTAGATTTTTACAAGTTGATCCAGAAGAAGCATTAAACTTAACTAGTAAGAAATTTATAAAAAGATTTAAATTTATAGAAGATAATGCTAAAGCAATGAATAAGACATTGGAAGAAATGACATTAGAAGAAATGGATAAACTATGGGAAAAGGCTAAATTTCAATAA
- a CDS encoding HU family DNA-binding protein, translating into MNKAELVSKMAEKSELELTKKQIEDALNAFMASVEEALVGGEKVQLVGFGTFETRERAARQGRNPRDPQQVIEIPASKAPVFKAGKVLKEAINK; encoded by the coding sequence ATGAATAAAGCTGAATTAGTATCAAAAATGGCAGAAAAAAGTGAGTTAGAATTAACTAAAAAACAAATAGAAGATGCATTAAATGCATTCATGGCTTCAGTTGAAGAAGCATTAGTTGGAGGAGAAAAAGTACAATTAGTAGGATTTGGAACTTTCGAAACTAGAGAAAGAGCTGCTAGACAAGGAAGAAACCCAAGAGACCCACAACAAGTTATAGAAATACCTGCTTCAAAAGCTCCAGTATTCAAAGCTGGAAAAGTTTTAAAAGAAGCTATAAACAAATAA
- a CDS encoding RNA-binding S4 domain-containing protein produces MRLDKFLKVSRIIKRRTVAKEACDKGIVTINGKQAKSSSEVNTGDILEITFGEKVMKFKITEIKEHVLKAEAKEMYEIVE; encoded by the coding sequence ATGAGACTAGATAAATTTTTAAAAGTATCCAGAATAATAAAGAGAAGAACAGTGGCAAAAGAAGCTTGTGATAAAGGGATAGTAACTATAAATGGAAAACAAGCAAAATCATCTTCAGAAGTTAATACAGGTGACATATTAGAAATTACTTTTGGAGAAAAAGTAATGAAGTTTAAAATAACTGAAATAAAAGAACATGTTCTTAAGGCTGAAGCAAAGGAAATGTATGAGATAGTAGAATAA
- the yabP gene encoding sporulation protein YabP codes for MEHNISLKNRSSLVISGVDHIYSFNDKRVELLTSAGRLIVEGEGLDMNKLNLEENIISVEGTVNSINYAKEKKPEEKFLKKVFK; via the coding sequence ATGGAACATAATATAAGTTTAAAAAACAGATCTAGTCTAGTTATATCAGGAGTAGATCATATATATTCTTTTAATGATAAGAGGGTAGAGCTTTTAACTTCAGCAGGAAGGCTTATTGTTGAAGGTGAAGGCTTGGATATGAATAAGCTAAACTTAGAAGAAAATATAATAAGTGTAGAAGGTACTGTAAATTCTATAAATTATGCCAAAGAGAAAAAACCTGAAGAAAAATTTTTAAAAAAGGTATTTAAATAA
- the yabQ gene encoding spore cortex biosynthesis protein YabQ, translating into MGFFVEDIGIFYLTIYGGIVIGLLFDFYRALRANFKIVKKISFVFDVTFWILITTVIFITINLLERFDLRYYHFVALFLGFILYYNTISKYIFTMFNKIISFITSLFKKTIYYIVGFLNNLYYIIIYSIHLIFDIICYIPSILLSTNRKRKKKKGVGA; encoded by the coding sequence ATGGGATTCTTTGTAGAAGATATAGGTATATTTTACCTTACTATTTATGGTGGAATAGTAATAGGTCTATTGTTTGATTTTTATAGAGCATTAAGGGCCAATTTTAAAATAGTAAAGAAAATATCTTTTGTTTTTGATGTTACATTTTGGATACTTATAACAACTGTAATTTTTATAACAATCAATTTATTAGAAAGATTTGACTTAAGATATTATCATTTTGTAGCCTTATTTCTAGGTTTTATTTTATATTACAACACCATAAGTAAATATATTTTTACCATGTTTAATAAAATAATTTCTTTTATAACAAGCTTATTCAAAAAGACTATATACTACATAGTCGGTTTTTTAAATAATTTGTATTACATTATTATCTATTCAATACACCTTATTTTTGATATTATTTGTTATATACCGAGTATACTTTTATCAACTAATAGAAAAAGAAAAAAGAAAAAGGGTGTAGGTGCATGA
- a CDS encoding FtsB family cell division protein: MKIKMLKRFMGQYMILSLFVFFLVFSIITGFIFQIRKINEYKGQIAQINNQIEDTKEEISKLEKICKSNDLESAAREQLGMIKSNEIIYADSSERDN; the protein is encoded by the coding sequence ATGAAGATAAAAATGTTAAAAAGATTTATGGGTCAGTATATGATTCTAAGTTTATTTGTATTTTTTTTAGTGTTTAGTATCATCACTGGATTTATATTTCAGATTAGGAAAATAAATGAGTATAAAGGCCAGATAGCACAAATAAACAACCAGATAGAAGATACTAAAGAGGAAATAAGTAAGTTAGAAAAAATTTGTAAAAGTAATGATTTAGAATCAGCGGCAAGAGAGCAGCTTGGTATGATTAAATCAAATGAAATAATATATGCGGATTCCAGTGAAAGAGATAACTAA
- a CDS encoding Ppx/GppA phosphatase family protein, with product MKIGTIDIGTNSMRLLIADFEGDKIENRKKYINTTRIGQGVDQEGYITKDALERNLKALKGFSDKCREEKCEKVYCMGTSALRDSKNGQDFVNEAKKLTDIDVKIICGEEESNLGFMGVLKGIEGDKKEDILVIDIGGGSTEFIVGNEKGIKLCKSENVGALRMTEKFITSDPISNEEFNDMTIFIQDTISSTIDKLKTMNISKIVGIGGAITSLSAMNQQLEVYSMEKVHNSVVTKKDLEKILQNLKIMTLNDKKTLKGLQPKRADIITAGVKILHIVMEKLEFEKIMISEYDNLEGLMCQNSKNMS from the coding sequence ATGAAAATAGGAACAATCGATATTGGAACAAACTCCATGAGATTATTAATTGCAGATTTTGAAGGCGATAAAATAGAAAATAGAAAAAAGTATATAAATACAACTAGAATAGGTCAAGGAGTTGACCAAGAAGGATATATTACAAAAGATGCATTAGAAAGAAACTTAAAAGCTCTTAAAGGGTTCTCTGATAAATGTAGAGAGGAAAAGTGTGAAAAAGTATATTGTATGGGAACATCAGCTCTTAGAGATAGTAAAAATGGACAGGACTTTGTTAATGAAGCAAAAAAATTAACAGATATTGATGTTAAGATAATTTGTGGAGAAGAAGAATCTAATTTAGGTTTTATGGGTGTACTGAAAGGCATAGAAGGTGATAAAAAAGAAGATATATTAGTAATAGATATTGGTGGTGGTTCTACAGAGTTTATAGTTGGAAATGAGAAAGGAATTAAGCTTTGTAAAAGTGAAAATGTTGGAGCGTTAAGGATGACAGAAAAATTTATTACATCAGATCCTATTAGCAATGAAGAATTTAATGATATGACAATTTTTATACAAGATACAATATCATCTACTATAGATAAGCTTAAAACAATGAATATAAGCAAAATAGTGGGAATTGGAGGCGCAATTACTTCACTTTCTGCTATGAATCAACAATTAGAAGTATATTCTATGGAAAAAGTTCATAATAGTGTGGTTACAAAAAAAGATTTAGAAAAAATTCTACAAAATTTAAAAATAATGACATTAAATGATAAGAAAACCTTAAAAGGACTACAGCCAAAACGAGCGGATATTATAACGGCTGGTGTAAAAATATTACATATTGTAATGGAAAAGTTAGAATTTGAAAAAATAATGATAAGTGAGTACGATAATTTGGAAGGCTTAATGTGTCAAAACTCAAAAAATATGTCTTAA